In uncultured Draconibacterium sp., one genomic interval encodes:
- a CDS encoding DUF4857 domain-containing protein has product MVKISRYILVFMAILGLSVVLPQFYRMAFEKPSKSPLIQYSCIDHDFMIYRPDADDKWTNREGTKLTREAYEMKLPLMYTRQLVMDGTMPDSINGQKINIQHAGIFRSNFRITPDEIHAPKPKLYPLFESQSGRANLEMPDDFFRITWRMEFIDAKTNKILEDKSRMFSAVLYNRGFKFPANSINGIPTPRKSCDEGYLVFDSADQLFHIKMAKGVPFVRKVELPTGMKFKTIQCVDFSDKLYYAYLFTENNELYVLTPYDYMLEKFDVDDIDPDKYEIRIYGDYFNFNVISIGDGFIRTQVVDRDHNKIDEYIEKRPTYNSGTEGKIAQLLFPAELKMTDNNSSYVNFYLKISKSFRWLFISLLLIIVQYSIIRKQKKKIRTSIIDLLIIGITGIFGFIAVNIFPNKFID; this is encoded by the coding sequence GTACTGCCCCAGTTCTACCGAATGGCATTTGAAAAACCAAGCAAAAGCCCGTTGATACAATACAGCTGTATCGACCATGATTTTATGATCTATCGACCGGATGCTGACGATAAATGGACGAACCGTGAAGGGACAAAACTAACACGTGAAGCCTACGAAATGAAATTGCCGCTAATGTACACGCGGCAACTGGTTATGGATGGAACGATGCCCGATTCGATAAACGGACAGAAAATTAATATCCAGCACGCCGGTATATTTCGGTCAAACTTTCGAATAACACCCGATGAAATTCATGCTCCAAAACCCAAACTCTATCCTTTGTTTGAATCACAATCGGGCCGGGCTAATCTGGAAATGCCTGACGATTTTTTCCGCATCACCTGGCGTATGGAGTTTATCGATGCCAAAACCAACAAAATTCTCGAAGATAAAAGCCGGATGTTTTCGGCCGTTTTATATAACCGGGGTTTTAAGTTCCCGGCAAATTCGATAAACGGTATTCCAACACCCAGGAAATCGTGCGACGAAGGTTATCTGGTATTCGATTCTGCCGACCAGCTTTTTCATATTAAAATGGCTAAGGGAGTACCTTTTGTCCGCAAAGTTGAGCTTCCAACTGGTATGAAATTCAAAACCATTCAGTGCGTTGATTTTAGCGACAAACTTTATTACGCCTACTTATTTACAGAAAATAACGAACTCTATGTGCTGACACCCTACGATTATATGCTGGAAAAATTTGATGTGGATGATATTGATCCTGATAAATACGAGATCAGAATTTATGGCGACTATTTTAATTTCAATGTAATAAGTATTGGCGACGGGTTTATAAGAACACAGGTCGTAGACCGCGACCACAACAAGATTGACGAATATATTGAAAAGCGCCCGACTTATAATTCCGGCACCGAAGGTAAAATTGCCCAGTTGCTTTTCCCCGCCGAGCTAAAAATGACTGATAATAACTCCAGCTACGTAAATTTCTATTTAAAAATCAGCAAGTCGTTTAGATGGCTTTTTATCAGCCTGTTGCTAATTATCGTACAATACTCTATTATTAGAAAACAAAAGAAAAAAATCAGAACCAGTATCATTGATTTGCTGATTATTGGAATTACAGGAATATTTGGTTTTATCGCCGTAAATATCTTTCCCAATAAATTCATCGATTAA